In the Streptomyces sp. NBC_00525 genome, one interval contains:
- a CDS encoding deoxyribonuclease IV: protein MRNPVGGHVPVAGGLAKVGLPYAREMGAEAVQVFVANPRGWATPAGSPAQDELFRARCAAESIPAYVHAPYLINFGSHTPATVERSVESLRHSLRRARAIGALGVVVHTGSATGGRPREEALAQVRTHMRPLLDELTHEDDPFLLLESTAGQGSSLCSRTWDFGPYFDALDAHPKLGVCLDTCHIFAAGHDLAGPGGMKETLDLLVETVGEGRLKLIHANDSKDVSGAHKDRHENIGAGHIGAEPFRELFAHPATRGVPLVIETPGGKEGHAADVARLQALRAGADQSSGPSPGSSW, encoded by the coding sequence ATGCGCAACCCCGTCGGCGGTCACGTCCCGGTGGCCGGCGGCCTCGCCAAGGTCGGCCTCCCCTACGCCCGCGAGATGGGCGCCGAGGCCGTCCAGGTCTTCGTCGCCAACCCGCGCGGCTGGGCGACCCCGGCCGGCAGCCCGGCGCAGGACGAACTGTTCCGGGCGCGGTGCGCCGCCGAGTCGATACCGGCGTATGTGCACGCCCCGTACCTGATCAATTTCGGTTCGCACACCCCGGCGACCGTGGAGCGGTCCGTGGAGTCGCTGCGCCACTCGCTGCGCCGGGCCCGCGCGATCGGCGCCCTGGGCGTCGTCGTGCACACCGGTTCGGCGACCGGGGGGCGGCCCCGCGAGGAGGCGCTGGCGCAGGTGCGGACCCATATGCGGCCGCTGCTGGACGAGCTGACGCACGAGGACGACCCGTTCCTGCTGCTGGAGTCCACGGCCGGGCAGGGCTCCTCGCTCTGCTCCCGGACCTGGGACTTCGGGCCGTACTTCGACGCGCTGGACGCCCACCCGAAGCTCGGGGTCTGCCTGGACACCTGCCACATCTTCGCGGCCGGGCACGACCTGGCCGGGCCCGGCGGCATGAAGGAGACCCTCGACCTGCTGGTGGAGACGGTCGGCGAGGGCCGGCTGAAGCTCATCCACGCCAATGACTCCAAGGACGTCTCCGGCGCGCACAAGGACCGGCACGAGAACATCGGCGCTGGTCACATCGGCGCGGAGCCGTTCCGTGAGCTGTTCGCGCATCCGGCGACGCGGGGCGTGCCGCTGGTCATCGAGACGCCGGGCGGCAAGGAGGGTCACGCCGCGGACGTGGCCCGGCTCCAGGCGTTGCGCGCGGGGGCTGATCAGAGCTCGGGGCCCTCGCCGGGCTCCTCCTGGTAG
- a CDS encoding (2Fe-2S)-binding protein, translating to MYVCSCFGVTEQQVKDHAAAGACTPRQIASACKAGTDCGGCVRTIQAMLGRGACPRRDLLDRKQQPAATTPAPAAGLPEAA from the coding sequence GTGTACGTCTGCTCGTGCTTCGGCGTTACGGAGCAGCAGGTCAAGGATCATGCGGCAGCCGGGGCCTGTACGCCCCGCCAGATCGCCTCGGCCTGCAAGGCGGGGACGGACTGCGGCGGCTGTGTCCGCACCATCCAGGCGATGCTCGGCCGCGGCGCCTGCCCGCGCCGCGATCTGCTCGACCGCAAGCAGCAGCCCGCCGCAACCACCCCGGCGCCCGCCGCCGGACTCCCCGAAGCCGCCTGA
- the bfr gene encoding bacterioferritin produces MQGDPEVIEFLNEQLTAELTAINQYFLHAKMQDNFGWTKLAKYTRAESFDEMKHAEILTDRILFLDGLPNYQRLFHVRVGQTVTEMFQADRQVEVEAIDRLKRGIELMRNKGDITSANIFESILADEEHHIDYLDTQLDLVEKLGEPLYIAQLIEQPDS; encoded by the coding sequence ATGCAGGGCGACCCCGAGGTCATCGAGTTCCTGAATGAACAGCTGACCGCCGAATTGACGGCCATCAACCAGTACTTCCTGCACGCCAAGATGCAGGACAACTTCGGCTGGACCAAGCTCGCGAAATACACGCGCGCCGAGTCCTTCGACGAGATGAAGCATGCGGAGATCCTGACCGACCGCATTCTCTTCCTCGACGGCCTGCCGAACTACCAGCGGCTGTTCCACGTACGGGTGGGCCAGACGGTCACCGAGATGTTCCAGGCCGACCGGCAGGTCGAGGTGGAGGCGATCGACCGCCTCAAGCGCGGTATCGAGCTGATGCGGAACAAGGGCGACATCACCTCGGCGAACATCTTCGAGTCGATCCTCGCCGACGAGGAGCACCACATCGACTACCTCGACACCCAGCTGGACCTGGTCGAGAAGCTCGGGGAGCCGCTGTACATCGCCCAGCTCATCGAGCAGCCGGACAGCTGA
- a CDS encoding sulfite oxidase-like oxidoreductase — protein MGQPESREHRASEQSELPPGQRLQRGWPVTHYGPVPKFKPDRWEFRVFGATADGEKHCWNHEQFSTLPFSSVVADLHCVTKFSMLGAEWGGVLARDVVALAPPASQVTHVMVWAEYGFSSNLRLDDFLSDRTLFATHKGGELLTAEHGFPLRLVVPHLYAWKGPKWVRGIEYMTADRRGFWEERGYHNIGDPWREQRYSYQEEPGEGPEL, from the coding sequence ATGGGTCAGCCGGAAAGCCGGGAACACCGCGCGTCAGAGCAGTCCGAGCTTCCGCCGGGCCAGCGGCTGCAGCGCGGCTGGCCGGTGACCCACTACGGGCCGGTTCCCAAGTTCAAACCGGACCGCTGGGAATTCCGTGTCTTCGGCGCGACCGCCGACGGCGAGAAGCACTGCTGGAACCACGAGCAATTCTCGACGCTGCCGTTCTCCTCGGTCGTCGCCGATCTGCACTGCGTCACCAAATTCAGCATGCTCGGCGCCGAGTGGGGCGGCGTGCTCGCCCGCGATGTCGTCGCGCTCGCCCCGCCCGCCTCTCAGGTCACCCATGTGATGGTGTGGGCCGAATACGGATTCAGCTCGAACCTGCGGCTCGACGACTTCCTCTCCGACCGGACCCTGTTCGCCACCCACAAGGGCGGCGAACTCCTCACCGCCGAGCACGGCTTCCCGCTCCGCCTCGTCGTCCCCCATCTGTACGCGTGGAAGGGCCCCAAGTGGGTCCGGGGCATCGAGTACATGACGGCCGACCGCCGGGGCTTCTGGGAGGAGCGCGGCTACCACAACATCGGCGACCCCTGGCGCGAGCAGCGCTACTCCTACCAGGAGGAGCCCGGCGAGGGCCCCGAGCTCTGA